The Columba livia isolate bColLiv1 breed racing homer chromosome 13, bColLiv1.pat.W.v2, whole genome shotgun sequence genome has a segment encoding these proteins:
- the CHMP1A gene encoding charged multivesicular body protein 1a — MDDTLFQLKFTAKQLEKLAKKAEKDSKAEQAKIKKALQQKNVECARVYAENAIRKKNEGLNWLRMSSRVDAVASKVQTAVTMKGVTKNMAQVTKALDKALSSMDLQKVSAVMDKFEQQVQNLDVHTSVMEDSMSSATTLTTPQEQVDSLIVQIAEENGLEIMDQLSQLPEGASAVGESSLRSQEDQLSRRLAALRN, encoded by the exons ATGGACG aCACGCTGTTCCAGCTGAAG TTCACAGCGAAGCAGCTGGAGAAACTCGCTAAAAAAGCCGAGAAAGACTCCAAGGCCGAGCAAGCCAAGATCAAAAAG GCACTGCAGCAGAAGAATGTGGAGTGCGCGCGCGTCTACGCGGAGAACGCCATCCGCAAGAAGAACGAGGGGCTCAACTGGCTCCGCATGTCGTCCCGGGTGGACGCGGTGGCCTCCAAGGTGCAGACGGCCGTGACGATGAAGGGG GTGACGAAAAATATGGCCCAGGTGACCAAGGCCTTGGACAAGGCTCTGAGCTCCATGGACCTGCAGAAGGTGTCTGCGGTGATGGATAAATTTGAGCAGCAGGTTCAGAATTTGGATGTTCACACGTCA GTCATGGAGGACTCCATGAGCTCCGCCACCACGCTGACCACGCCGCAAGAGCAGGTGGACAGCTTGATCGTGCAGATCGCGGAGGAGAACGGGCTGGAAATCATGGATCAGCTGAGCCAGCTCCCCGAGGGCGCCTCGGCTGTGGGGGAGAGCTCCCTGCGCTCCCAGGAGGACCAGCTCTCGCGGAG GTTGGCCGCGCTGCGGAACTGA